The proteins below are encoded in one region of Juglans microcarpa x Juglans regia isolate MS1-56 chromosome 4D, Jm3101_v1.0, whole genome shotgun sequence:
- the LOC121259220 gene encoding uncharacterized protein LOC121259220 isoform X2, which produces MGLEERPIELPNEKDKTHPTGTICVHAFSDLTYISPVVFLYLLKECYIHGTCKATMKFRALQQEVYQVLHNDPQPGPATFVIQCLYVLPIFGLHCEGFSHLIVSALRRYLKLGTDPADSLEAKDLATKLFLDIVRGFVNHDERIVVKILEVFDIKLNNIEKAMYQVKERNECGCDAAKSFLEQYIFQLIESQSYMTAVSLLEQFSIRQSRQSFLLSMIQNKQFEAADKWATFMGKQMLCVLVQEYIDRSMLKHANDIIKKNNLRQEFPDVYHKSKESSLKKLAEKGCWEVAEAKTNRDRQLLEYLVNLAMEAGYSEKVDELCDRYSLEGFPHVKVPDTSHLHNRYLCLNELAVEDINWVDEVDGLRNATCHFEGCKVVGVDCEWKPNYEKGSKPNKVSIMQIASEKMVFIFDLIKLFEDVPHILDICMTRILQSPRILKLGYNFQCDMKQLAHSYGELECFRQYEMLLDIQNVFKERRGGLSGLAKKILGAGLNKTRRNSNWEQRPLTQNQLEYAALDAAVLVRIFLHVCSHSQPATVSGGHDKIDWKSHIVSHMDNNIKKSKKEIRSKKQLKAALIEEHCQSS; this is translated from the exons ATGGGCTTGGAGGAAAGGCCTATTGAGCTACCCAATGAAAAAGACAAAACTCACCCAACAGGAACTATATGCGTGCATGCCTTTTCTGATCTAACCTACATTTCTCCGGTGGTATTCTTATATCTCCTGAAAGAATGTTATATTCATG GCACATGTAAGGCAACTATGAAGTTTCGAGCTCTTCAACAAGAAGTTTATCAAGTGCTACATAATGATCCCCAACCTGGCCCAGCTACATTTGTTATTCAGTGTCTATATGTCTTGCCCATATTTGGATTACATTGTGAAGGCTTCAGTCATTTAATTGTATCTGCTCTACGCCGTTACCTAAAATTAGGAACCGATCCAGCAGACTCCTTGGAAGCAAAGGACCTAGCTACTAAGTTATTTCTTGATATTGTGCGGGGCTTTGTGAACCATGATGAGAGGATTGTTGTGAAGATACTTGAAGTTTTTGATATCAAATTGAATAATATTGAGAAAGCCATGTACCAAGTAAAGGAAAGGAATGAGTGTGGTTGTGATGCAGCCAAGTCATTTCTTGAGCAATACATTTTTCAACTGATAGAATCTCAGTCATACATGACAGCAGTCTCTCTGTTAGAGCAATTTTCCATTCGCCAATCCAGACAGTCTTTTCTCCTCAGTATGATACAGAACAAACAATTTGAAGCAGCAGACAAGTGGGCAACATTTATGGGAAAGCAAATGTTATGTGTACTTGTTCAGGAGTACATTGACAGGAGCATGTTAAAGCATGCGAATGATATCATAAAGAAAAACAATCTGCGGCAGGAATTTCCCGATGTATATCATAAGAGCAAAGAaag CTCACTAAAGAAGCTGGCAGAAAAAGGATGTTGGGAAGTTGCAGAGGCAAAGACAAACAGGGATAGACAACTTCTTGAATACTTG GTTAATTTGGCAATGGAAGCTGGTTACTCTGAGAAGGTCGATGAGCTGTGTGATCGATACTCCCTTGAAGGTTTTCCCCATGTCAAAG TGCCCGACACAAGTCATCTGCATAATCGCTATCTTTGTCTTAACGAATTGGCCGTTGAAGACATAAATTGGGTTGATGAAGTTGATGGTTTGCGAAATGCGACATGCCATTTTGAGGGATGTAAAGTTGTGGGTGTTGATTGTGAATGGAAGCCCAATTATGAAAAAGGCAGCAAACCAAATAAG GTTTCGATCATGCAGATTGCTTCCGAAAAGATGGTTTTCATCTTTGATCTGATAAAGTTATTCGAAGATGTGCCTCACATTTTAGATATCTGTATGACCCGCATTTTGCAGTCTCCAAGAATTCTAAAACTCG GCTATAACTTTCAATGCGATATGAAGCAGCTGGCTCATTCGTATGGAGAGTTGGAGTGTTTCAGGCAGTATGAAATGTTACTGGACATTCAGAATGTGTTTAAAGAACGTCGAGGTGGTCTGTCTGGGCTTGCAAAG AAAATATTGGGGGCTGGCTTGAACAAGACAAGACGGAATAGCAACTGGGAACAACGACCTTTGACTCAGAATCAG CTAGAATATGCTGCTCTGGATGCTGCTGTACTTGTTCGCATCTTCCTCCATGTTTGCAGTCATTCTCAGCCTGCTACTGTCTCTGGGGGGCATGATAAAATTGATTGGAAATCCCACATT GTTTCCCATATGGATAATAACATCAAGAAATCCAAGAAGGAAATTAGAAGTAAAAAGCAGTTGAAAGCAGCTCTGATTGAAGAGCATTGTCAATCGAGTTAG
- the LOC121259220 gene encoding uncharacterized protein LOC121259220 isoform X1 yields MGLEERPIELPNEKDKTHPTGTICVHAFSDLTYISPVVFLYLLKECYIHGTCKATMKFRALQQEVYQVLHNDPQPGPATFVIQCLYVLPIFGLHCEGFSHLIVSALRRYLKLGTDPADSLEAKDLATKLFLDIVRGFVNHDERIVVKILEVFDIKLNNIEKAMYQVKERNECGCDAAKSFLEQYIFQLIESQSYMTAVSLLEQFSIRQSRQSFLLSMIQNKQFEAADKWATFMGKQMLCVLVQEYIDRSMLKHANDIIKKNNLRQEFPDVYHKSKESSLKKLAEKGCWEVAEAKTNRDRQLLEYLVNLAMEAGYSEKVDELCDRYSLEGFPHVKGILLPDTSHLHNRYLCLNELAVEDINWVDEVDGLRNATCHFEGCKVVGVDCEWKPNYEKGSKPNKVSIMQIASEKMVFIFDLIKLFEDVPHILDICMTRILQSPRILKLGYNFQCDMKQLAHSYGELECFRQYEMLLDIQNVFKERRGGLSGLAKKILGAGLNKTRRNSNWEQRPLTQNQLEYAALDAAVLVRIFLHVCSHSQPATVSGGHDKIDWKSHIVSHMDNNIKKSKKEIRSKKQLKAALIEEHCQSS; encoded by the exons ATGGGCTTGGAGGAAAGGCCTATTGAGCTACCCAATGAAAAAGACAAAACTCACCCAACAGGAACTATATGCGTGCATGCCTTTTCTGATCTAACCTACATTTCTCCGGTGGTATTCTTATATCTCCTGAAAGAATGTTATATTCATG GCACATGTAAGGCAACTATGAAGTTTCGAGCTCTTCAACAAGAAGTTTATCAAGTGCTACATAATGATCCCCAACCTGGCCCAGCTACATTTGTTATTCAGTGTCTATATGTCTTGCCCATATTTGGATTACATTGTGAAGGCTTCAGTCATTTAATTGTATCTGCTCTACGCCGTTACCTAAAATTAGGAACCGATCCAGCAGACTCCTTGGAAGCAAAGGACCTAGCTACTAAGTTATTTCTTGATATTGTGCGGGGCTTTGTGAACCATGATGAGAGGATTGTTGTGAAGATACTTGAAGTTTTTGATATCAAATTGAATAATATTGAGAAAGCCATGTACCAAGTAAAGGAAAGGAATGAGTGTGGTTGTGATGCAGCCAAGTCATTTCTTGAGCAATACATTTTTCAACTGATAGAATCTCAGTCATACATGACAGCAGTCTCTCTGTTAGAGCAATTTTCCATTCGCCAATCCAGACAGTCTTTTCTCCTCAGTATGATACAGAACAAACAATTTGAAGCAGCAGACAAGTGGGCAACATTTATGGGAAAGCAAATGTTATGTGTACTTGTTCAGGAGTACATTGACAGGAGCATGTTAAAGCATGCGAATGATATCATAAAGAAAAACAATCTGCGGCAGGAATTTCCCGATGTATATCATAAGAGCAAAGAaag CTCACTAAAGAAGCTGGCAGAAAAAGGATGTTGGGAAGTTGCAGAGGCAAAGACAAACAGGGATAGACAACTTCTTGAATACTTG GTTAATTTGGCAATGGAAGCTGGTTACTCTGAGAAGGTCGATGAGCTGTGTGATCGATACTCCCTTGAAGGTTTTCCCCATGTCAAAGGTATACTAT TGCCCGACACAAGTCATCTGCATAATCGCTATCTTTGTCTTAACGAATTGGCCGTTGAAGACATAAATTGGGTTGATGAAGTTGATGGTTTGCGAAATGCGACATGCCATTTTGAGGGATGTAAAGTTGTGGGTGTTGATTGTGAATGGAAGCCCAATTATGAAAAAGGCAGCAAACCAAATAAG GTTTCGATCATGCAGATTGCTTCCGAAAAGATGGTTTTCATCTTTGATCTGATAAAGTTATTCGAAGATGTGCCTCACATTTTAGATATCTGTATGACCCGCATTTTGCAGTCTCCAAGAATTCTAAAACTCG GCTATAACTTTCAATGCGATATGAAGCAGCTGGCTCATTCGTATGGAGAGTTGGAGTGTTTCAGGCAGTATGAAATGTTACTGGACATTCAGAATGTGTTTAAAGAACGTCGAGGTGGTCTGTCTGGGCTTGCAAAG AAAATATTGGGGGCTGGCTTGAACAAGACAAGACGGAATAGCAACTGGGAACAACGACCTTTGACTCAGAATCAG CTAGAATATGCTGCTCTGGATGCTGCTGTACTTGTTCGCATCTTCCTCCATGTTTGCAGTCATTCTCAGCCTGCTACTGTCTCTGGGGGGCATGATAAAATTGATTGGAAATCCCACATT GTTTCCCATATGGATAATAACATCAAGAAATCCAAGAAGGAAATTAGAAGTAAAAAGCAGTTGAAAGCAGCTCTGATTGAAGAGCATTGTCAATCGAGTTAG